In the genome of Streptomyces pactum, one region contains:
- a CDS encoding polysaccharide lyase family 7 protein, whose product MELSRLARSAPRGGGWPRLAVAALVAAATALVVPATARAADVEVTPGAGGVTAGTSDGNRPANVVDGDYGTRWSGEGDGAWLRLDLGSTHTVNQVKLAVHKGDTRRNVFELQYWDGSRWVTVHDGRSSGTTTGLQSFSFAPVRTSQIRYLGHGYEGEGEGDWNSLTEVEVWSGEGDGGGAEVPADVVDLSDWKVTLPIGEEEDPTEIFQPQLDGYSHDPYFTVADSGDAVRFRAPVNGVTTGGSSYPRSELREMESGGGDEITWSSTAGTHTMTLREAFTHLPEDKPHVVGAQIHGGDDDVTVLRLEGSKLWITDGDTAHHHLITDDYALGTVFELRYVVSDGEIEVYFNGELETTLGHFDSTNYFKAGAYTQANCSNSSPCGTANYGEVELHAVHVTHDDGRGADRTQADGRRG is encoded by the coding sequence ATGGAACTCTCGCGTCTGGCCCGTTCGGCGCCCCGGGGAGGCGGCTGGCCGCGGTTGGCCGTCGCCGCGCTCGTGGCGGCGGCGACGGCGCTGGTCGTCCCGGCGACCGCGCGGGCCGCCGATGTGGAGGTGACGCCCGGCGCCGGTGGTGTCACGGCCGGTACCAGCGACGGGAACCGGCCGGCGAACGTCGTGGACGGCGACTACGGCACCCGGTGGTCGGGCGAGGGCGACGGTGCGTGGCTGCGGCTGGACCTCGGCTCGACCCACACCGTCAACCAGGTCAAGCTCGCCGTCCACAAGGGCGACACCCGTCGGAACGTCTTCGAGCTCCAGTACTGGGACGGATCGCGCTGGGTCACCGTCCACGACGGCAGGAGCAGCGGCACAACCACCGGTCTGCAGTCGTTCTCCTTCGCGCCCGTCCGGACCTCGCAGATCCGCTACCTCGGTCACGGCTACGAAGGGGAGGGCGAGGGCGACTGGAACAGTCTCACCGAGGTCGAGGTCTGGAGCGGCGAGGGTGATGGCGGTGGTGCCGAGGTCCCTGCCGACGTGGTGGACCTGAGCGACTGGAAGGTGACGTTGCCCATCGGTGAGGAGGAGGACCCCACCGAGATATTCCAGCCCCAGCTCGACGGCTACTCCCACGACCCCTACTTCACGGTCGCCGACTCGGGGGACGCGGTGCGGTTCCGCGCGCCGGTCAACGGCGTCACCACCGGCGGCTCCAGCTATCCCCGCTCCGAGCTGCGGGAGATGGAGAGCGGCGGCGGTGACGAGATCACCTGGTCCTCGACTGCCGGCACCCACACCATGACACTCCGGGAGGCGTTCACCCACCTGCCCGAGGACAAGCCGCACGTCGTCGGCGCCCAGATCCACGGCGGTGACGACGACGTCACCGTGCTGCGTCTGGAGGGCTCGAAGCTGTGGATCACGGACGGCGACACCGCCCACCACCACCTGATCACCGACGACTACGCACTCGGCACGGTCTTCGAGCTCAGGTACGTGGTGAGCGACGGGGAGATCGAGGTCTACTTCAACGGCGAGCTGGAGACGACCCTCGGCCACTTCGACTCCACCAACTACTTCAAGGCCGGCGCCTACACCCAGGCCAACTGCTCCAACTCCTCCCCGTGCGGCACCGCCAACTACGGTGAGGTGGAGCTCCACGCGGTGCACGTCACCCATGACGACGGCCGGGGAGCGGACCGGACGCAGGCCGACGGCCGGCGCGGCTGA
- a CDS encoding MFS transporter: protein MGDGSGLSPAFRWLWAAYAVSTFGSRLAFDAFALIAILALDAGPAQVSALAAAGLAVGALVAVPLGPWVEFRRKRPVMIAMDLVRFAALMSVPAAYAAGVLGFAQLLAVSVVVAAAGIAFTAAGGAYLRGLVPPEHLVAANGRLESTTWTATVLGPPVGTAATGLFGPVLTVAADAVSHLLSAAGLRAIGGEEPAPPRPAGDRGGLRAGDLSEGWRYILTHPALRPLFLNTVLVSGLIMATSPLLAVLMLGDLGFAPWQYGLAFGLPCVGGIVGARLAHRLVARFGRHRVLLTAGTLRACWSPVLAFVRPGAAGLVLVIVVEFGLITCMGVFNPVFAAYRLERTAADRTARTLSAWSVTSKITVAVLTALWGLLAALTGPRAAIAAAGLLMLLTPLLLPRHDTSPHPGKDATGTPA, encoded by the coding sequence ATGGGGGACGGAAGCGGGCTAAGCCCGGCGTTCCGGTGGCTGTGGGCCGCGTACGCGGTCAGTACCTTCGGCAGCCGGCTGGCGTTCGACGCGTTCGCCCTGATCGCGATCCTCGCCCTGGACGCCGGGCCGGCCCAGGTGTCGGCACTGGCCGCCGCGGGACTCGCGGTGGGGGCGCTGGTGGCGGTGCCGCTCGGGCCGTGGGTGGAGTTCCGCCGCAAGCGCCCGGTGATGATCGCCATGGACCTGGTCCGGTTCGCGGCGCTGATGAGCGTCCCCGCCGCGTACGCCGCCGGCGTTCTCGGCTTCGCCCAGCTCCTGGCCGTCTCCGTCGTCGTCGCCGCGGCCGGCATCGCCTTCACCGCGGCCGGCGGCGCGTATCTGAGGGGACTGGTACCGCCGGAGCACCTGGTCGCCGCCAACGGGCGCCTGGAGTCCACCACCTGGACCGCCACCGTGCTCGGGCCGCCGGTCGGCACGGCCGCGACCGGGCTGTTCGGCCCGGTCCTGACCGTGGCCGCGGACGCCGTCAGCCACCTGCTCTCCGCCGCCGGACTCCGGGCGATCGGCGGCGAGGAGCCCGCTCCGCCACGCCCCGCCGGGGACCGGGGCGGGCTCCGCGCCGGCGACCTGTCCGAAGGGTGGCGGTACATCCTCACCCACCCGGCGCTGCGCCCGCTGTTCCTCAACACCGTCCTGGTCAGCGGTCTGATCATGGCGACCTCGCCGCTGCTCGCCGTCCTCATGCTCGGCGATCTGGGGTTCGCCCCCTGGCAGTACGGCCTCGCCTTCGGGCTGCCGTGCGTCGGCGGCATCGTGGGCGCACGGCTGGCCCACCGGCTGGTCGCGCGGTTCGGCCGGCACCGGGTGCTGCTCACCGCAGGGACGCTGCGCGCGTGCTGGTCGCCGGTCCTGGCCTTCGTCCGGCCCGGTGCGGCCGGGCTGGTGCTCGTCATCGTGGTCGAGTTCGGGCTGATCACCTGCATGGGCGTGTTCAACCCGGTGTTCGCCGCCTACCGGCTGGAGCGGACGGCGGCCGACCGCACCGCGCGCACCCTGTCCGCCTGGTCGGTCACCAGCAAGATCACCGTCGCCGTCCTGACCGCACTGTGGGGTCTGCTGGCGGCCCTCACCGGCCCCCGCGCCGCGATCGCCGCCGCCGGGCTCCTGATGCTGCTCACCCCCCTCCTGCTGCCCCGGCACGACACCTCGCCGCACCCGGGGAAGGACGCGACCGGCACCCCGGCGTGA
- a CDS encoding GlxA family transcriptional regulator has translation MDTVERLIVIVVFGGVDLLDVTGPPEVFSLARRETAEAAGYTVVLAAESMDPVVTGAGVRVLPDTTFAEVSARRIDTLVVPGSVEVDADRRVHPLVDPAVVERVRQLAARSRRVTSVCVGAHILAAAGLLDGRRATTHWSTAQRLAADHPAVEVDADPIFIREGNVWTGAGISACLDLSLALIADDLGEAVALRVARQLVMYLKRPSGQSQFSVPLEQVATTRRVEQLRHYILRHITEPLTVAQLAGHAHVSDRQLTRIFKSELGTTPYAYIESVRVERARARLESTDDTLERVAADCGFGTVDTLVRAFRRRLDTTPTEYRRRFRTVPG, from the coding sequence CGTCGAACGACTGATCGTCATCGTGGTCTTCGGAGGCGTCGATCTGCTCGACGTCACCGGGCCGCCGGAGGTGTTCTCGCTGGCGCGGCGGGAGACGGCGGAGGCCGCGGGTTACACCGTGGTCCTGGCCGCGGAGTCCATGGACCCGGTGGTCACCGGTGCCGGGGTCCGGGTGCTGCCCGACACCACCTTCGCGGAGGTGTCGGCACGGCGCATCGACACGCTGGTGGTGCCGGGCTCGGTGGAGGTCGACGCCGACCGCCGGGTGCACCCGCTCGTCGATCCGGCCGTGGTGGAGCGGGTGCGGCAGCTGGCCGCCCGGTCCCGCCGGGTCACCTCCGTCTGCGTCGGGGCCCACATCCTCGCCGCCGCCGGGCTCCTGGACGGCAGGCGCGCCACCACGCACTGGTCCACCGCGCAGCGGCTGGCCGCCGACCACCCGGCGGTGGAGGTCGACGCCGACCCGATCTTCATCCGGGAGGGCAACGTGTGGACGGGCGCGGGGATCAGCGCCTGCCTGGACCTGTCGCTGGCGCTGATCGCCGACGACCTCGGGGAGGCCGTCGCCCTGCGGGTCGCCCGGCAGCTGGTGATGTACCTGAAACGGCCGTCCGGTCAGAGCCAGTTCAGCGTGCCGCTGGAACAGGTCGCCACGACGCGGCGCGTGGAGCAGTTGCGCCACTACATCCTGCGCCACATCACCGAACCGCTGACCGTCGCCCAGCTCGCCGGGCACGCCCATGTCAGCGACCGGCAGCTCACCCGGATCTTCAAGAGCGAGCTGGGGACCACCCCGTACGCCTACATCGAGTCGGTCCGTGTCGAACGGGCCCGCGCCCGGCTGGAGTCCACCGACGACACCCTCGAACGCGTCGCGGCGGACTGCGGTTTCGGCACCGTCGACACCCTGGTCCGGGCGTTCCGCCGGCGGCTGGACACCACCCCGACCGAGTACCGGCGCCGGTTCCGGACCGTCCCCGGCTGA